A stretch of DNA from Coccidioides posadasii str. Silveira chromosome 4, complete sequence:
AAGGGTTTGTACTTGGAATCCTGAGGATGCTCAAGCGAATTGTCACCACAGAAGCTTTGAAATCCGGGCGAATACTAGGAACAATGCAGGATGGAAGCAGAGACTTCATATCTCTACTGGCATGCATTTGTGCAGACGGAACAGCACCTCCACCATTTATTATCTTCAAGGGGGAGTCAGGAGACCTTCAAGATAAGTGGCTTGCTAATTTTGTATGCAAAAAGGACCAGGCCTTCTTTGCTGCTTCCGAGAATGGATGGAGTAGTGATAACCTTGGCCTTGAGTTCCTCAAATGCTTTGACCAACTTACACGAGATAAAGCAGGCGGATCCAAAGGCTCTATGCGTGTATTGTGGATGGCCATTCATCCCATGTCAACATGAAATATATTGAATACACTGATGCGAATAACATCCTTCTTGCTGTCCTTCCACCCCATTCTACACACCATTTACAGCCTCGAAATGTTGGAATATTTGGACCACTATCTTCTACGTATTCCAAATATATGGATGACTTCCTTTGTGGAGGATTTGGCTTCAACCAAATGAACAAATCGAGCTTTTGGCAAATCTTTCACCCAGCTTGGAAGGATGCCACCATGCCGGAGACTCCTACTAGTGCCACTAGGATTTGCATGCTGAGCCAGTGCTTGAGCCAAATACCACAGCTACCCTCCGAAATCAAGCTTCTAGTTAAAGCTACTGAGAGACTAGTGCTCCATAATGAAGCTCTAGTGGTTGAAAAATCAAAGCCTAACCCAAGCTCTACGGGTTGAACGCAAGCAACGGCGGTGTGGAAGAGACATGGGGCTTTGGATCCTGAGAAGCCCGGTCAAGCTCAGTTCTTTTCTCCCAAGAACGTAGCACAGGCTAGAGAGAAATTTTTGGAATTagagaacaaaaagaaacaagAGCAGGCTCAGAAGGAACATGACAAGCTTCAGAAGGCCATTGCAAGAGAAGTAAAGGCTGCAGAAGTTGCAGAACAGAAGAAAGCTCGCGAAGCCGCCCATATGGAAGCTCAACGCCAAAAAGAAGCCAATAACGCTGCCAAAGAAGCTCAAAAAGAAGCTCAATGTGTTGAACGAGAGGCTTGTAAAGCCCTTGAACTAGCTGAGAAGGAAGAGCGAGCTCGCAAGCGCCAGCAGgccaaagaagagaaggctGCTCAGAAGGCAGGAAAGCGGTAAAGAGCCCTAGTTGCTCAAAAAGCCAGGATACCCTGGTTCAACGGCCTAAACCTCCTTAACAGAAACCTAAGAACCCTCCTAAGCCAAAATCAACCCTGCCAGCTTCGAATTTGGATAATGCTGTCGCTCCAATTCCAGAGAAGCCAAAAACGACTAGCTCCCGCTTCGGCCGTACTATTAAGCCAACACAAAGGGCTTTTGATAATCTATAGAGATTTATATGTAATATTCCATCTTATTTACTagtatttaatatttaatttgaatatcttatttggttgttgagatattgcTGGTTTTGTAAGGAGGGTTGATTTTGAAGCCGTAGTCGTTGGGTGGTAAAAATCGTTCGGTGGTCGGAAACGTTAATCGACTGGCATAAACTCTAAAACCCCTTTGACACCTTTCTCCAAAACCGCCAGTGAATGTCCCGCACTGTCCTTCTTGAGTTACCCTCCACAGAAGATACAGAGAAACTAAAATTATGAGATCGGGATATCTTTGTTActgcttcttttttgttGTCAGCTTAAGCTGCAGAGGTACAAGATTCCGTCGAGGCCCAGGTACGTCAGATCTTGTAAGCACTCTGCGGCAAACCGGGCAATTTCCGCGGGGCGTTTTTCCATTTTCATGTATGCGTCTCTCTTCACCAAAGCGGAGCGTGTCGATAATGCATTTGTGGCAGAATAGGTGGCCTAAACGCAAGGTGCATTAGCCTTGTTCAACAAACTAGAGGCGTATATACGAGGGAATGAGAGACGAAAGCCTACCACAAATGGTAATCGTGGCATCTTCAGGCGTATCCATGCAGACAGGACACTTGTAAGATGTTAGAGCGGATCGACCAGTCTCATCTTTTGCAGAATGTTGCGCCTTGACAGCATCCTCTCGTTGTTTGGATAAAGCGTGGGCAAGAGTTGTAGAGTCATTGACCGAAGTTAGGTCAATTGACTCGACATCGGGGCCTTCAActgcagagctgttttgcGGGGTAGAACCCGCATGTGATGTGAGTATGGAGGGTCCCGCAGCTGCACCATGATTCAATCTCCGTCTTTTGGAATCGTGAGAGTCCCCTGAGACATGTAATCGTGATGGGTTGGGTGGTGGAGTATAAAGGCTGCTGAGAGGTCGAATTTCGTCTCTACCGTTATAAGGAGAGGATGATCCGAGGGTCGTAAGGTCGACAAAAGCGCTAGCGCTCCGGGACATGTTTCCGGCAAAGGAGATGCGAGGCTGACAATATTGCTAAGTGGAAAGTCTTGGAAATACGGGCAGATTCCCATAAGACCAAGTCCAAAAATAAAGACCCCACGCCCGACCAAGCTATGTGGTAAGGGAAAGATACCACTAGAGAGGACGGTGTAAAATACGGCGTGAAGGTGGTGATCTCAGTACAAGTGAAGAATGGTAGCCCTCAGCGGCCTCCGCCGCCTCTTCCAGCACCAAAAGTGTTCGTTTGAGAGGCCTGAGCTGGTGGTCAGTTGACGAGCTCGAAATCTGAGCAGTGAGGGAAAGAGCCGGCAGTAGGGAAGTCAAAAGGTGGACCGCAAAAGATTAGATTTGACAAGAGGCAGAAACAGGGGCAGTAAAATCAAATTATACAATAGGCGGCGTTGATTATGTGTGTCTGGATAAAGCCGGGACGAGATGAATGAAGATGGGATCAGATGGCAAACTCCTGATTATATAAGGTCCTTATCGATAAGATAAGGGTCCATCaatactacggagtagttccATACCGTATTTGAGGTTTGATGGGAGGTTCCTGTGTTCTGTGCACGTGAGCAGCCTTATCAGCTCTTCCTCGGGTTTCTTCTGCTGGGCTCGTCGTCTCGTCCCAACTGTCGGCTCAACACTCAACCTTTGCGCACAGCATGGTTTAGCATTTGATCAAGGATGCTGGTACCATCTGCCGGCGCTTCCCGGGCTTTGCTAAGAGCCTCTTGTCAGCCTCGGAGGCTCTCCTTGGCTCTTCACCCCCAGCAAAATCTCCTATCGCTTTTCAGGCATTACTCGTCGCAAACCGCGCCAAATGACGTGGCCAACGCGT
This window harbors:
- the SLX8 gene encoding SUMO-targeted ubiquitin ligase complex subunit slx8 (EggNog:ENOG410PTG4~BUSCO:15812at33183), whose product is MSRSASAFVDLTTLGSSSPYNGRDEIRPLSSLYTPPPNPSRLHVSGDSHDSKRRRLNHGAAAGPSILTSHAGSTPQNSSAVEGPDVESIDLTSVNDSTTLAHALSKQREDAVKAQHSAKDETGRSALTSYKCPVCMDTPEDATITICGHLFCHKCIIDTLRFGEERRIHENGKTPRGNCPVCRRVLTRSDVPGPRRNLVPLQLKLTTKKKQ